The following proteins are encoded in a genomic region of Microtus ochrogaster isolate Prairie Vole_2 chromosome 5, MicOch1.0, whole genome shotgun sequence:
- the Cish gene encoding cytokine-inducible SH2-containing protein, producing the protein MVLCVQGSCPLLAVERIGQRPLWAQSLELPGSAMQPLPTGAFPEEVAEETPVQSESEPKVLDPEEDLLCIAKTFSYLRESGWYWGSITASEARQHLQKMPEGTFLVRDSTHPSYLFTLSVKTTRGPTNVRIEYADSSFRLDSNCLSRPRILAFPDVVSLVQHYVASCAADTRSDSPDPVPTPALPAPKQDAPGDSTLPLPTATAVHLKLVQPFVRRSSARSLQHLCRLVINRLVADVDCLPLPRRMADYLRQYPFQL; encoded by the exons ATGGTCCTTTGCGTACAGGG ATCTTGTCCTTTGCTGGCTGTGGAGAGAATTGGGCAGCGGCCTCTGTGGGCCCAGTCTCTGGAGCTGCCTGGGTCAGCCATGCAGCCCTTGCCCACTGGGGCATTCCCAGAGGAGGTGGCAGAGGAGACTCCTGTCCAGTCAGAGAGCGAACCAAAGGTGCTAGACCCTGAGGAGGACTTGCTGTGTATAGCCAAGACGTTTTCCTACCTTCGGGAATCTG GATGGTATTGGGGTTCCATTACGGCCAGCGAGGCCCGACAACACCTACAGAAGATGCCAGAGGGTACATTCCTAGTACGAGATAGTACCCATCCCAGCTACCTGTTCACGCTGTCTGTCAAAACTACCCGTGGCCCCACCAATGTACGCATCGAGTATGCTGATTCCAGCTTCCGACTGGACTCCAACTGCTTGTCCAGACCTCGAATCTTGGCCTTCCCAGATGTGGTCAGCCTTGTGCAGCACTATGTGGCCTCCTGTGCTGCTGACACCCGGAGTGACAGCCCGGATCCCGttcccaccccagccctgcctgcACCTAAACAAGATGCACCTGGTGACTcaaccctgcccctccccacgGCTACCGCTGTGCATCTAAAACTGGTGCAGCCCTTTGTGCGCAGAAGCAGTGCCCGTAGCTTACAACATCTGTGTCGCCTCGTCATCAACCGTCTGGTGGCCGACGTGGACTGCCTACCACTGCCCCGGCGCATGGCCGACTACCTCCGACAGTACCCCTTCCAACTCTGA